A stretch of the Malus domestica chromosome 08, GDT2T_hap1 genome encodes the following:
- the LOC103426862 gene encoding protein OVEREXPRESSOR OF CATIONIC PEROXIDASE 3, which yields MAFASALDTPKGLHFLPLPSSSRHERSPTNLVLPRHFPTRFSSTIALARRRNHRAEVAPSRTKIKKRSLGNKEVKEVEEEDVDEDAIDALFRLLEEDLKNDDASFDDEDLTEEELAKLEQEVAEALGVDGDDDDDEEEEEEDEDDDGVVESYAEEDEEVEEEEEEETPVKLKTWQMRRLAAALKVGRRKTSIKTLAAELCLDRAVVLELLREPPPSLLIMCVTLPDEPATVVSVSQPNSVETVVETTGETVVETTTDSVELESAAKVPVHARQQKFSAQKRLKKAQVETLEGVYRKTKRPTNAMVSSMVHVTNLPRKRVVKWFEDKRSEDGVPDSRQPYQRPIPNTVL from the exons ATGGCTTTCGCTTCCGCGCTCGACACGCCCAAGGGGCTTCACTTTCTACCGTTACCGTCTTCATCCCGCCACGAACGGTCACCCACCAATCTTGTTCTGCCACGGCACTTCCCGACTCGGTTCTCGTCCACCATCGCCTTGGCTCGCCGCCGGAACCACCGCGCCGAAGTGGCGCCCTCCAGAACGAAGATAAAGAAG AGAAGTTTGGGGAATAAGGAAGTgaaggaggtggaggaggaggatgtGGATGAGGATGCGATTGATGCGCTGTTTAGGTTGCTGGAGGAGGATCTCAAGAATGACGACGCGTCATTTGACGACGAGGATTTAACGGAAGAAGAGCTTGCTAAGCTCGAGCAGGAAGTGGCAGAGGCACTGGGAGTTGacggtgatgatgatgacgatgaggaagaggaggaggaggatgaagaCGATGACGGTGTTGTTGAGAGCTATGCCGAAGAAGatgaggaggtggaggaggaagaggaagaggaaactCCGGTGAAGCTGAAGACTTGGCAGATGCGGAGATTGGCTGCTGCTTTGAAAGTTGGTCGGCGCAAAACAAGC aTAAAAACTCTTGCAGCTGAGCTTTGTCTTGACAGGGCTGTTGTTCTCGAATTGCTTCGTGAGCCCCCTCCAAGTCTTTTGATCATGTGTGTTACTTTGCCTGATGAACCTGCGACAGTGGTATCTGTGTCCCAACCAAATTCTGTAGAAACTGTTGTGGAAACAACTGGAGAAACCGTGGTGGAAACGACTACAGATTCTGTAGAGCTTGAAAGTGCAGCGAAGGTGCCCGTTCATGCCAGACAACAAAAGTTTTCTGCTCAAAAGAGGCTGAAGAAAGCACAGGTTGAAACCCTTGAAGGCGTTTATAGAAAAACAAAGCGGCCCACT AATGCGATGGTCAGCAGCATGGTGCACGTGACAAACCTGCCCCGCAAAAGAGTTGTGAAATGGTTTGAAGACAAACGTTCGGAGGATGGCGTTCCTGACTCTCGGCAACCATATCAGCGGCCTATCCCCAATACTGTCTTGTGA
- the HY5 gene encoding transcription factor HY5 (The RefSeq protein has 2 substitutions compared to this genomic sequence) produces MQEQATSSLAASSLPSSSERSSSSAFHLEVKEGMESDEEIGRVPEIGGESAGASASARENGLLAGPDQVQTAGESQRKRGRNPADKESKRLKRLLRNRVSAQQARERKKAYLNDLEVRVKELEQKNSELDERLSTLQNENQMLRHILKNTTASRRGADGGANAD; encoded by the exons ATGCAAGAGCAGGCGACGAGCTCCCTCGCTGCGAGCTCTCTGCCTTCCAGTAGCGAAAGGTCTTCGAGCTCTGCATTCCATCTTGAAGTTAAAGAAG GCATGGAAAGCGACGAGGAGATCGGAAGAGTACCGGAAATCGGCGGCGAATCGGCAGGAGCGTCGGCTTCCGCCCGGGAAAACGGCTTGTTGGCCGGTCCAGACCAGGTCCAAATGGCTGGTGAGAGtcagagaaagagaggaagaaatCCAGCAGACAAGGAAAGCAAGCGGCTGAAGAG GTTGTTGAGGAACAGAGTTTCAGCACAGCAAGCAAGGGAGAGGAAGAAGGCATATTTGAATGATTTGGAAGTGAGAGTCAAAGAATTGGAGCAGAAGAATTCTGAGCTTGATGAGAGGCTTTCCACTTTGCAGAATGAGAATCAGATGCTTAGACAT ATATTGAAGAACACAACGGCAAGCCGGAGAGGAACAGATGGTGGTGCAAATGCGGATTGA